Proteins encoded in a region of the Clostridiaceae bacterium genome:
- a CDS encoding LL-diaminopimelate aminotransferase yields MIINKNYLNLKDSYLFSLIAKKVNEYKAQNPDKEIISLGIGDVTLPLVPAVIDAMQKAVSEMGKADTFKGYGEYQGYTFLRQAVCDYYLKKGVTLDNNEVFISDGAKSDLGNILDIFDVNNTVIIPDPVYPVYVDTNIMAGRKIIYVNGSDQNNFLPLPDETTEGHIIYICSPNNPTGAVYTKEQLKLWVDWALERESIILFDSAYEIFIQDSTLPTSIYQIEGAKKCAIEFCSFSKTAGFTGVRCGYTIVPQELVRDNASLNKLWLRRQSTKFNGVAYIVQRGAEAVFSETGFRQIKENINYYLENARIIADTLTELGIWFTGGKNSPYIWLKCPKNMSSWEFFDILLKECNIVGTPGAGFGNNGEGFFRLTAFGNRDNVIEAMNRIRKMKF; encoded by the coding sequence ATGATTATTAACAAGAATTATTTGAATTTAAAAGATAGCTACCTTTTTTCATTAATTGCAAAGAAAGTAAATGAATACAAAGCCCAAAACCCTGATAAAGAGATTATTAGCCTTGGTATAGGGGATGTTACTTTGCCTCTTGTTCCTGCTGTTATTGATGCAATGCAAAAGGCTGTTTCGGAAATGGGAAAGGCTGATACTTTTAAAGGCTATGGAGAGTATCAGGGGTATACTTTTTTAAGGCAGGCAGTATGCGACTATTATTTAAAGAAAGGTGTTACACTTGATAATAACGAGGTCTTCATCAGTGACGGAGCAAAAAGTGACCTGGGAAACATTCTTGATATATTTGATGTAAATAATACCGTAATTATTCCAGACCCTGTTTATCCTGTGTATGTAGATACCAACATTATGGCAGGCAGAAAAATAATTTATGTAAATGGCAGTGACCAGAACAACTTTTTACCTTTGCCTGACGAAACAACTGAAGGACATATTATATATATTTGCTCGCCAAACAATCCTACAGGTGCTGTTTATACAAAGGAACAGTTAAAGCTTTGGGTGGACTGGGCACTGGAACGTGAATCAATTATTCTGTTTGACAGCGCCTATGAAATATTTATCCAGGATAGCACCTTACCTACAAGTATTTATCAAATTGAAGGAGCAAAAAAATGTGCCATTGAATTTTGTTCCTTTTCCAAAACAGCTGGATTCACAGGGGTACGCTGCGGTTATACAATAGTACCACAGGAACTGGTAAGGGACAACGCTTCTTTAAATAAGTTATGGCTCAGGCGGCAGTCAACAAAGTTTAACGGGGTGGCTTATATAGTACAAAGGGGAGCGGAAGCGGTATTTAGTGAAACAGGATTTAGACAGATAAAGGAAAATATAAATTATTACCTTGAAAATGCCCGAATTATTGCGGATACCTTAACGGAACTTGGTATTTGGTTTACAGGAGGTAAAAATTCACCTTATATATGGCTTAAGTGTCCAAAGAATATGTCATCCTGGGAATTTTTTGATATTCTTTTAAAAGAATGCAATATAGTCGGTACTCCGGGAGCAGGTTTCGGAAATAATGGAGAGGGTTTTTTCCGTTTAACTGCTTTTGGGAACAGGGATAATGTAATAGAAGCTATGAATAGGATCAGGAAAATGAAGTTTTAA
- a CDS encoding carbamoyl phosphate synthase small subunit — protein sequence MNSKAFLVLENGKIFEGFSFGTVGEVTGEIVFTTGMTGYLETLTDKSYFGQIILHTFPLIGNYGVIPEDFESNVISARGYIVKQVCSKPSNFRSNGDIDSFLRERNIVGLWGIDTRELTKVLREQGTMNGMITTDPEKADLDKIRSYSIKNAVESVSVKEKKVLNPHGRYTIALLDFGFKENIARELIKRNCKVILLPHDTPADMVIDQRIEGIVLSNGPGDPADNPLIINNLKHLVNSGIPIFGICLGHQLLALSQGFSTRKLKYGHRGANQPVKDFDTGRLYITSQNHGYYVTSESIDKSIAQPWFININDNTCEGLQYINYPVFSVQFHPEGCGGPRDTDFLFDMFLEKVEEYAFR from the coding sequence ATGAACAGTAAAGCATTTTTAGTACTTGAAAACGGAAAAATATTTGAAGGATTTTCCTTTGGAACTGTAGGTGAAGTTACAGGCGAAATAGTGTTTACAACTGGCATGACAGGGTACCTTGAAACCCTGACGGATAAAAGCTATTTTGGCCAAATAATCCTGCATACTTTTCCTCTTATCGGTAATTACGGCGTTATTCCGGAGGATTTTGAAAGCAATGTAATTTCCGCCCGTGGATACATTGTTAAACAGGTGTGCAGCAAACCTTCCAATTTCAGAAGTAATGGTGATATTGATAGTTTTTTGAGAGAACGAAATATAGTAGGACTATGGGGAATTGATACCAGGGAATTGACAAAAGTATTAAGGGAACAGGGTACAATGAACGGAATGATTACAACAGATCCAGAAAAAGCGGATTTGGATAAAATCAGGTCCTATTCAATAAAAAATGCTGTAGAAAGTGTTTCTGTCAAAGAGAAGAAAGTTTTAAATCCCCATGGCAGGTACACCATTGCATTGCTGGATTTTGGCTTCAAGGAGAATATTGCAAGAGAGCTGATAAAAAGAAACTGCAAGGTAATTTTGCTGCCTCATGATACACCTGCAGATATGGTTATTGACCAAAGAATAGAAGGGATTGTTTTATCTAACGGTCCTGGTGACCCGGCAGACAATCCTTTGATTATAAATAATTTAAAACACCTGGTGAATTCAGGAATACCAATTTTCGGGATATGTTTGGGACATCAGCTATTAGCACTATCCCAAGGTTTTTCAACAAGAAAGCTAAAATACGGTCACAGGGGGGCAAACCAGCCTGTAAAAGATTTTGACACAGGGCGTTTATATATTACCAGCCAGAACCATGGATATTACGTAACCAGCGAAAGTATAGATAAATCCATAGCACAGCCCTGGTTTATAAACATCAATGATAATACCTGTGAAGGACTGCAATATATAAATTACCCTGTTTTCTCGGTGCAGTTTCATCCTGAAGGATGCGGAGGGCCGAGAGATACAGACTTTTTGTTTGACATGTTTTTAGAGAAGGTGGAAGAGTATGCCTTTAGATAA
- the nadE gene encoding NAD(+) synthase, with protein MRDYNIELKNRIQFIRDCLNQASASGIVYGNSGGKDSALTGILCKMACDNTVGLVMPCRSKRNYSQDKDDALAVARQFGIEVRVIDLGSIMDEFENSIRKITSPSSMALANTAPRIRMTMLYAVAASENRLVAGTGNKSEGYMGYFTKWGDGAYDFNPIADLTVTEIYEFLRFLKVTNSILEKAPSAGLFDGQTDEKEMGITYKVIDTYLQGDTVSEADRLIIEKFHRASEHKRRMPLVYGG; from the coding sequence ATGAGAGATTATAATATTGAATTAAAAAACAGAATACAATTTATACGTGATTGTTTAAATCAAGCTTCTGCCAGTGGGATTGTTTATGGGAACAGCGGAGGAAAGGACAGCGCCCTGACAGGCATTTTATGTAAAATGGCTTGTGATAACACAGTAGGGCTTGTTATGCCCTGCAGGTCCAAACGCAATTATTCTCAGGATAAAGATGATGCTTTAGCTGTTGCCAGGCAATTTGGCATAGAGGTAAGAGTTATTGATTTAGGCAGCATAATGGATGAGTTTGAAAACTCTATAAGAAAAATCACTTCTCCTTCCAGTATGGCTCTTGCAAATACTGCGCCACGAATCCGTATGACGATGCTTTATGCTGTTGCCGCCAGTGAAAACAGGTTGGTGGCAGGGACGGGCAATAAAAGTGAAGGATATATGGGCTATTTTACAAAATGGGGTGACGGGGCTTATGATTTCAATCCGATTGCAGATTTGACTGTTACAGAAATTTATGAATTCTTAAGATTTTTGAAAGTTACAAATTCTATACTTGAAAAAGCCCCTTCTGCAGGCCTGTTTGACGGGCAGACAGATGAAAAGGAAATGGGGATTACTTATAAAGTTATCGACACATATCTGCAAGGAGACACAGTTAGTGAAGCTGACCGGCTGATTATAGAGAAATTTCACAGGGCAAGCGAACATAAACGGAGAATGCCACTGGTTTATGGAGGTTAA
- a CDS encoding APC family permease, whose amino-acid sequence MDNELKKKYGLPTAIAMVVGIVIGSGVFFKAEAVLKATGGNMPLGIAAWGIVGLIMIICSYTFAIMATKYEKVNGIVDYAEAALGNKYGYYVGWFMAVIYNPTLTSVLAWVSARYTCVLLNWDITGGSCMTIACFYLVASYAMNALSPILAGKFQVSTTVIKLIPITLMAVIGTIIGLANGMTVRNFSNVVDPSVSVGNGLFASVVAVAFAYEGWIIATSINAELKDSKRNLPKALILGSLIVVCAYIFYYIGLAGAVTSEALMESGQAGAKMAFQNIFGSVAGSLIFVFVIISCLGTLNGLMVGCTRGMYSLATRNRGPLPETFKQVDKITNMPTNSSIFGVLLCAFWLLYFYGANLTAPWFGPFCFDTSELPIITLYGAYIPIFIMLMMKEKDLSPFKRFVMPALSILGCVFMVIAACFAHRMAVVYYLIIFIIIMAIGVFFKGESFDKQKVN is encoded by the coding sequence ATGGATAATGAATTAAAGAAAAAGTACGGTTTGCCTACAGCTATAGCTATGGTTGTAGGAATTGTCATCGGAAGTGGGGTCTTTTTCAAGGCAGAGGCTGTACTTAAAGCTACAGGCGGAAACATGCCGCTGGGTATTGCAGCCTGGGGCATTGTTGGACTTATTATGATTATTTGTTCTTATACCTTTGCTATTATGGCTACTAAATATGAGAAGGTCAATGGTATAGTGGACTATGCAGAAGCAGCCCTTGGCAATAAATATGGCTACTATGTAGGCTGGTTTATGGCCGTCATATACAATCCAACACTCACCTCTGTGCTTGCCTGGGTTTCTGCCCGCTATACTTGTGTATTGCTTAACTGGGATATTACAGGTGGTTCATGTATGACTATCGCCTGTTTCTACCTGGTAGCAAGCTATGCAATGAATGCCCTTTCTCCCATTCTTGCAGGAAAGTTTCAAGTTTCTACCACAGTTATAAAGCTCATTCCGATAACACTAATGGCAGTTATAGGAACTATCATTGGCTTGGCAAATGGCATGACGGTCAGAAATTTTTCTAATGTAGTTGATCCAAGTGTTAGTGTCGGAAATGGATTATTCGCATCTGTTGTTGCAGTAGCATTTGCCTATGAAGGCTGGATCATTGCCACTTCAATCAACGCAGAGCTCAAGGATTCAAAAAGAAATCTGCCAAAGGCACTTATTTTAGGTTCCCTTATCGTAGTTTGTGCTTACATATTCTATTACATAGGACTTGCTGGCGCTGTTACTTCTGAAGCACTCATGGAAAGCGGCCAGGCAGGGGCAAAGATGGCCTTCCAGAATATTTTCGGATCAGTTGCCGGGTCATTGATATTTGTGTTTGTAATAATTTCATGCCTCGGTACTTTAAATGGACTTATGGTAGGTTGTACCCGTGGAATGTATTCACTGGCAACGCGTAACAGAGGTCCTCTTCCGGAAACATTTAAGCAAGTAGATAAGATAACAAATATGCCAACAAACTCATCTATTTTTGGAGTGCTGCTTTGCGCATTCTGGTTGCTATATTTCTATGGCGCAAATCTGACAGCACCATGGTTTGGCCCCTTCTGTTTTGATACATCTGAACTTCCAATAATTACTCTTTATGGAGCTTATATTCCTATCTTCATTATGTTAATGATGAAAGAAAAAGATTTAAGCCCATTTAAACGCTTTGTTATGCCGGCACTTTCAATATTAGGATGTGTTTTTATGGTAATTGCTGCATGTTTCGCTCACCGCATGGCTGTTGTATATTACCTGATTATATTTATTATTATTATGGCTATAGGCGTTTTCTTTAAGGGCGAGAGTTTTGATAAGCAAAAGGTCAACTAG
- the carB gene encoding carbamoyl-phosphate synthase large subunit: protein MPLDKSIKKVLLIGSGPIVIGQAAEFDYAGTQACRMLKEDGIEVILVNSNPATIMTDSSMADRIYVEPLTLTTVKRIIEKERPDSILSGFGGQTGLTLSMQLAKEGFLDKMNVRLLGSSLEAIEKTEDRQIFKETMEQTGQPVIPSVIARDVDTALKFAEENGYPVIIRPSFTLGGSGGGIANNKDELLEIARNGLSLSPIHQILVEQSVAGWKEIEFEVMRDRNGNTIAVCSMENFDPVGIHTGDSIVIAPAVTLADKEYQMLRKAALDIIEALGVEGGCNCQFALDPYSMEYRVIEVNPRVSRSSALASKATGYPIAKVATKIALGYTLDEIPNAVTGKTFAAFEPTLDYVAVKLPRWPFDKFVYAKKVLGTQMQSTGEVMAISDTFEDAILKAVRGAEIGLKDLNLPKIKTLSDKKIRDLLHDATDERLFVVYEAIKRGFSIDEIHSITKIDRWFLYKLANIDENNKNKLLTYKMVDTCGGEFEAKTPYFYSIRGNGENEALPFIQKNAKKRIVVLGSGPIRIGQGIEFDYACVHCVKALKKMGYEVIVINNNPETVSTDFDTADRLYFEPLYVDDVMSIIEMEKPVGVIVAFGGGTAIKLTKKLYQKGVNIIGTSADSIDICEDRERFDALLERLGIDRPKGYCVMTKEEAFIAAENLGYPVLMRPSYVLGGQNMIIAFSSSDIEEYMDIILRYEQENPVLIDKYLSGREIEVDAVCDGQDVLIPGIMEHIERTGIHSGDSIAVYPAIHIEDQMAQKILECTEKICFALNSKGLVNIQYIVTGDKLYVIEVNPRASRTVPYLSKVTGIPICELATKVSMDERLSSLGYGRGIYKTPPYVAVKVPVFSFEKLTDVDTHLGPEMKSTGEVLGIGKTLNEALYKGLVAAGYKMRKKGGVLITVRDSDKGEIADVARKFCNLGFSLYATKGTGKVLSAAGLSCKTINKIHESVLNNSMTILESGMISYVISTSERGRDPADDDVKLRRKACRLGIPCLTSLDTANALAESLMSSYSEINTELVNINEMRVERMKLEFTKMQGCGNDYIYINCFEREINCPESLSVALSDRHFGIGSDGIVLICKSDVADAKMRMFNLDGSEGKMCGNAIRCVAKYLYDNGIVKKSEMTIETLSGIKTLKNNTKNGLVSSVRVDMGRAELEPSKIPVLLQGESVINEPVEVSGKLYHITCVSMGNPHAVVFSHEIDHLNLKEIGPLFENHQLFPERVNTEFVKVIDNNTLKMRVWERGSGETLACGTGACAAAVAAVLNGYCNKGEDIRVLLLGGELIINYTDERVYMTGDCHKVFEGVVEI, encoded by the coding sequence ATGCCTTTAGATAAAAGTATTAAAAAAGTTCTTCTAATTGGTTCGGGACCAATTGTAATCGGTCAGGCTGCTGAATTCGATTATGCAGGAACCCAGGCCTGCCGGATGCTTAAAGAAGATGGAATTGAAGTAATTCTTGTTAATTCCAATCCTGCTACCATAATGACCGATAGTTCCATGGCAGACAGGATTTATGTGGAACCTCTCACCCTTACAACTGTAAAAAGGATTATAGAAAAAGAACGTCCCGATAGCATTCTGTCCGGATTTGGCGGGCAAACGGGACTTACCCTCAGCATGCAGCTTGCCAAAGAAGGCTTTCTGGATAAAATGAATGTCCGTCTCCTTGGTTCTTCACTGGAAGCTATAGAAAAGACAGAGGACAGGCAAATTTTTAAAGAGACAATGGAACAAACAGGGCAGCCGGTTATTCCTTCTGTTATTGCAAGGGATGTGGATACAGCCCTGAAATTTGCAGAAGAAAACGGATATCCTGTAATTATCCGCCCGTCGTTTACTCTTGGAGGAAGCGGCGGAGGTATAGCAAATAATAAAGATGAGCTTCTGGAAATAGCGCGAAATGGGCTTAGTCTTTCTCCCATCCATCAGATACTGGTGGAGCAGTCTGTGGCTGGCTGGAAAGAAATTGAATTTGAGGTAATGAGGGATAGAAACGGAAATACCATAGCAGTCTGTTCTATGGAAAACTTTGATCCTGTAGGTATACATACAGGAGACAGTATCGTAATTGCACCTGCCGTAACGCTTGCTGACAAGGAATACCAGATGTTAAGGAAGGCTGCACTGGATATTATAGAAGCGCTGGGAGTTGAAGGAGGCTGCAACTGCCAGTTCGCTTTAGACCCATATTCCATGGAATACAGGGTTATAGAGGTAAATCCCCGGGTGTCCCGTTCATCCGCTCTTGCTTCAAAAGCAACAGGATATCCTATTGCAAAGGTAGCAACAAAGATTGCTTTAGGCTATACGCTGGACGAAATTCCTAATGCTGTGACAGGAAAAACTTTTGCCGCTTTTGAGCCTACCCTTGATTATGTGGCAGTAAAACTTCCAAGATGGCCTTTTGATAAATTTGTTTATGCGAAAAAAGTATTAGGGACCCAGATGCAGTCTACAGGCGAAGTTATGGCTATATCTGATACTTTTGAGGATGCTATCTTAAAAGCCGTGAGAGGTGCGGAAATAGGCTTAAAGGACCTTAATCTGCCAAAGATAAAAACACTGTCTGACAAAAAAATCCGTGACCTTCTGCACGATGCTACCGACGAGAGGCTGTTTGTGGTATACGAGGCTATAAAGAGGGGTTTTTCTATAGATGAAATTCATTCGATAACAAAAATAGACAGATGGTTTTTATATAAGCTTGCAAATATTGATGAGAATAACAAGAACAAACTGCTAACCTACAAAATGGTTGACACCTGCGGAGGAGAATTTGAAGCAAAAACACCTTATTTTTATTCCATAAGAGGAAATGGAGAAAATGAAGCATTGCCATTTATACAAAAGAACGCGAAAAAACGGATTGTTGTACTGGGCAGCGGACCTATTCGTATAGGACAGGGTATTGAATTTGATTATGCCTGTGTTCACTGTGTAAAAGCCTTAAAAAAGATGGGATATGAGGTTATAGTCATTAACAACAATCCCGAAACTGTTTCTACTGATTTTGATACAGCTGACAGGTTGTACTTTGAGCCACTTTATGTTGATGACGTAATGAGCATAATTGAAATGGAAAAGCCGGTTGGAGTTATTGTTGCATTTGGCGGAGGGACGGCAATTAAACTTACTAAAAAATTATATCAAAAAGGTGTAAATATTATTGGAACTTCTGCAGACAGCATTGATATCTGTGAAGACAGGGAGCGCTTTGATGCTTTATTGGAAAGGCTTGGCATAGACCGCCCTAAAGGATATTGTGTAATGACAAAGGAAGAAGCGTTTATTGCTGCGGAAAATCTGGGATATCCCGTGTTGATGAGGCCTTCCTACGTGCTGGGTGGGCAAAACATGATCATTGCATTTTCTTCTTCAGATATAGAGGAATATATGGATATTATTCTACGATATGAGCAAGAGAATCCTGTTTTGATTGACAAATATCTGAGCGGAAGAGAAATTGAAGTAGATGCTGTTTGCGACGGGCAGGATGTATTGATACCGGGAATTATGGAACATATTGAACGTACAGGGATTCATTCGGGTGACAGTATAGCCGTTTATCCTGCCATTCATATTGAAGATCAAATGGCTCAGAAGATCTTGGAATGTACTGAAAAAATATGCTTTGCCCTGAATTCAAAAGGGCTTGTGAATATACAGTATATTGTAACAGGAGATAAGTTATATGTAATCGAAGTCAATCCGCGGGCTTCCCGAACAGTGCCATATTTAAGTAAAGTTACAGGTATTCCTATCTGTGAGCTAGCCACAAAAGTCAGTATGGATGAGCGGCTTTCAAGTTTAGGATATGGAAGAGGAATATACAAGACTCCCCCTTATGTAGCAGTAAAAGTTCCGGTGTTTTCTTTTGAAAAGCTTACAGACGTGGATACACATTTAGGTCCGGAAATGAAATCCACGGGTGAAGTACTTGGCATAGGAAAAACCTTGAATGAAGCGCTGTATAAAGGACTGGTTGCTGCAGGATATAAAATGAGGAAAAAAGGTGGCGTACTGATAACAGTCCGTGACAGTGACAAGGGTGAAATTGCAGATGTGGCAAGAAAATTCTGCAATCTCGGATTCAGTCTCTATGCGACAAAAGGCACGGGAAAGGTTTTATCTGCAGCAGGACTTTCCTGCAAAACTATCAATAAAATACATGAAAGTGTTTTAAATAACTCAATGACAATTTTAGAGAGTGGCATGATTTCCTATGTTATTTCAACCTCAGAGAGAGGAAGAGACCCTGCCGACGATGATGTAAAATTACGCAGAAAGGCCTGCAGACTAGGAATTCCGTGCCTTACCTCTCTGGATACTGCAAATGCGCTTGCAGAAAGCCTTATGAGCAGCTACAGCGAAATTAATACTGAACTTGTTAATATTAATGAAATGAGGGTTGAGCGTATGAAACTTGAATTTACAAAAATGCAGGGCTGTGGCAACGATTATATCTACATCAATTGTTTTGAACGTGAGATAAACTGCCCGGAAAGTCTTTCAGTTGCTTTGTCAGACAGACATTTTGGGATAGGCAGCGATGGTATTGTTTTAATATGTAAAAGTGATGTGGCTGATGCAAAAATGAGGATGTTCAACCTTGACGGCAGCGAAGGGAAAATGTGCGGCAATGCTATCCGTTGCGTGGCAAAATATCTTTATGATAACGGTATTGTAAAAAAGAGTGAAATGACCATTGAAACATTAAGCGGGATAAAAACTCTTAAAAATAATACCAAAAATGGTCTTGTATCATCTGTCAGGGTAGATATGGGAAGAGCTGAGCTTGAACCTTCAAAAATTCCAGTGTTATTGCAAGGAGAAAGTGTTATTAATGAACCTGTAGAGGTTAGTGGTAAATTGTATCACATTACCTGCGTTTCAATGGGCAACCCCCATGCTGTGGTATTTAGTCATGAGATAGACCACTTAAACCTCAAGGAAATTGGCCCCTTGTTTGAGAATCATCAACTTTTCCCTGAACGTGTCAATACCGAGTTTGTAAAAGTCATTGATAATAATACATTAAAAATGCGTGTATGGGAGCGGGGAAGCGGAGAAACCCTTGCTTGCGGAACAGGTGCCTGTGCAGCGGCTGTTGCAGCTGTATTAAACGGATATTGCAATAAGGGAGAAGACATCCGTGTGCTTTTATTAGGAGGAGAACTTATAATTAATTATACTGATGAGAGAGTATATATGACTGGAGACTGCCATAAAGTCTTTGAAGGGGTGGTTGAAATATGA